One window of Pyrus communis chromosome 12, drPyrComm1.1, whole genome shotgun sequence genomic DNA carries:
- the LOC137711210 gene encoding two-component response regulator-like APRR2 has product MVCTANDLQEWKDFPKGLRVLLLDGDTTSASQIRSKLEAMDYIVTAFCNENEALSAFSSNPESFHVAIIEVNANNGHWGFQFLETAKELPIIMTSNIHCLSTMMKCIALGAVEFLPKPLSEDKLRNIWQHVVHKAFNAGGSVISETLKPVKESLVSMVQPKQENEEQNCKISKETENVLRVHENDQEQSAGCDKYPAPSTPQLKQVSRLLDHGDCQDQINCLSERESGEHDIETKSVETTCNKPIDEGNLLTREPHHMLRKTAVKKENNSGDGSKSEVDMSRHPDNIDSGNDNGGAAENLSKASVPNSSCKSNRKKMKVDWTYELHKKFVQAVEQLGVDQAIPSRILDLMKTEGLTRHNIASHLQKYRMHKRHILPKEEGRRLLQPHHSRDPIHQRSYYPYSHRPIMAFPPYHYTNPTQAMPPAYPMWGSQPPASSHPATVQMWGQPGYPHSQWQPSDQSWQYWNPYPGLQADAWGCPVMPPEQGGYSSYPQNTSGFQNAGGHAVENGHGYSMPQNSFDIHPAEEVVDKVVKEAMSKPWLPLPLGLKPPSTEGVLAELTRQGICNIPQINGSNTR; this is encoded by the exons ATGGTTTGCACTGCCAATGATTTGCAGGAGTGGAAAGATTTCCCAAAGGGCCTCAGAGTTCTTCTGCTTGATGGAGACACCACTTCTGCTTCCCAGATAAGATCAAAGCTTGAGGCAATGGATTATATTG TTACTGCATTCTGCAATGAAAACGAAGCATTGTCAGCATTTTCAAGCAACCCTGAAAGTTTCCATGTTGCAATTATTGAG GTAAATGCAAACAATGGCCATTGGggtttccaatttcttgaaaCTGCGAAGGAGTTGCCTATCATTA TGACTTCAAACATTCATTGCCTGAGCACCATGATGAAGTGTATAGCG CTTGGTGCAGTTGAATTTCTGCCGAAACCACTCTCTGAGGACAAACTTAGGAATATTTGGCAGCATGTGGTTCATAAG GCATTCAATGCAGGAGGAAGTGTCATCTCTGAAACGCTCAAGCCTGTCAAAGAATCACTAGTATCCATGGTGCAGCCCAAACAGGAAAATGAAGAACAGAACTGTAAAATCTCTAAAGAAACAGAAAATGTTCTGCGGGTCCATGAAAATGACCAAGAACAATCAGCAGGGTGTGATAAGTACCCAGCTCCTTCAACACCGCAGCTTAAACAAGTATCACGATTACTGGACCATGGAGATTGCCAAGATCAAATTAACTGCCTATCAGAGAGGGAGAGTGGGGAGCATGACATTGAAACTAAATCAGTCGAAACTACTTGTAATAAACCAATTGATGAAGGGAATCTTCTCACAAGAGAACCTCATCATATGCTTAGGAAGACGGCggttaaaaaggaaaataactCAGGTGATGGGTCTAAGAGTGAGGTTGATATGTCCCGTCACCCGGATAATATAGACAGTGGCAATGATAATGGTGGTGCTGCTGAAAATCTGAGTAAAGCATCAGTTCCCAATTCTTCATGCAAATCTAATCGGAAGAAGATGAAG GTAGATTGGACGTACGAACTGCATAAGAAATTTGTGCAGGCAGTAGAGCAATTGGGTGTGGATCAAGCCATTCCTTCTCGAATACTAGATCTGATGAAAACTGAAGGTTTGACGAGGCATAATATAGCAAGCCATCTCCAG AAATACCGCATGCATAAGAGGCACATCCTACCCAAGGAAGAAGGCCGGAGATTGCTGCAGCCGCATCATAGTAGAGATCCAATTCACCAGAGGAGTTATTATCCTTATAGTCACAGGCCTATCATGGCCTTCCCCCCATATCATTACACCAATCCCACCCAAGCAATGCCTCCAGCCTATCCAATGTGGGGATCACAACCACCTGCCAGCAGTCATCCGGCCACCGTCCAGATGTGGGGCCAACCTGGCTATCCCCACTCCCAGTGGCAACCATCAGATCAAAGTTGGCAATACTGGAACCCTTATCCAGGG TTACAAGCTGATGCATGGGGTTGCCCAGTAATGCCACCTGAACAAGGTGGCTATTCCTCTTATCCTCAG AACACATCAGGTTTTCAAAATGCAGGAGGTCATGCAGTTGAAAACGGCCATGGGTACAGCATGCCACAAAACTCTTTCGACATTCATCCG